In Ferrigenium kumadai, the DNA window CGCGCTGATGAGTGGTCAACGCACCGGGGAAACCGATTCCTTCATCAACAGCTGGATGCGTTTGGCGGAAGATGCTCGCGCCGGAGCCGAAAGCGAAATGGCGGGTGCGACTTTGGAAGAACGCGAGCGCGCCATCGAGCAACGTGCCATCCTGGGGTCGCTAGACAACCTGCGGACTTTTGCATGGATACGCGAACGCATCGAACAGGGCACGCTCACTCTGCACGGCTGGTACTTCGATATGGAACACGGTCAGTTGCTGGGTTACGACGCGGCGAAGGGCCGCTTCGAACTGCTCTGACCGACCGCTAAGGCTCAGAGTCCCAGCGAGGCCAGCAGATCGTCCACTTCGTCCTGACCGTTGACGCTGTCAGCGGTCTTCAGGCCCGGCCCGGCGGTCAGCCCTTCCGAACTGATCAATGAGTCCTTGGCGTCCGGGGCATATTCCTTGAGGATGTCGAGCAGGATGGTCTCGATCTCGACCGCGGCGACCACGATCTTGTTCACCATCTGCCCCGCCACATCGCGGAATTCCTGGGCTTCCATGATCTGCATCAGGTTGTGGCGGATCGTCTCCTCGGATGCTGCGATCTCGCCCAGCTTCGAGATGGTCTCTTCGACCAGCCCGCCGTGTTCGTTGAACCGGGTATTGGCCAGTCGCATGGATAGATCGCTACAGGCCGTGCGAGTGTGGTTGGTCAACGGAATCGAGGCCTCCACCGCGCTGATGGCTTTTTCCGATGCCTCGTGCATGGACTTGTCGATGAAGGACAGGCGGTCGCGTGCGTCGGGCATGGTGGATGCAGACTTCTCCAGGTTGCGGGTATGGCCCAGCTCCTTGAGCAGCTTGTGCAGGCGTGCCGTTGCCTGACCGATCTTCTCGACCCGGGTATCGGACAGTTCTGTGCGTTTCTTGCGGGGCGAGGCGACGGTCATGGCATCACTCACTTATTCATGGTCTGGAAGATTTTTTGCAGTTTTTCGTCGAGCGTAGCGGCGGTGAACGGTTTGACGACAT includes these proteins:
- a CDS encoding protein phosphatase CheZ, which produces MTVASPRKKRTELSDTRVEKIGQATARLHKLLKELGHTRNLEKSASTMPDARDRLSFIDKSMHEASEKAISAVEASIPLTNHTRTACSDLSMRLANTRFNEHGGLVEETISKLGEIAASEETIRHNLMQIMEAQEFRDVAGQMVNKIVVAAVEIETILLDILKEYAPDAKDSLISSEGLTAGPGLKTADSVNGQDEVDDLLASLGL